TAAGCAGTGGGCAGTGGCAGTAGGCAGTAGGCGCCGGCACGCCCCTCCCTTTACTCCGCTCGGAAGAACGATAGCCGGAGAGGTACTTTTTGTGTAACCACGGGAGGTTCAAATAGGGGGTATTGTCAATAAACGGGATTCCTTCGCTGCGCTCGGAAGGGCGATGGCTGCCTAAGTATGTAACTTATAACGAAGGATATTCAAGTAACGGCATTCCACTACCAACTGGGACTGCCGATTGTCCACTGCGACTGCCCACTGCCTACTGCGACTGCCACTAAGACCGCCTACTCAAAAAAAACACGCAACCGAAACGGAAAATTTTTACCTTGCAGGTATAATTGCCTACGTACCCATGAAACAAATCACGGATACCATTCTGATGATTCGACCGGTCGCTTTCCGGATGAACGAACAGACCGCTGTAAACAATTATTACCAAAAAGTGCTCGATGGACTGTCGCCCGAAACGGTGAACGGCCGTGCCCAGGAAGAGTTTGACGCCTTTGTGGCCAAACTGCGGTCAGCGGGTGTGAACGTCGTGGTGGTGCACGATACGAAAGTGCCGGATACGCCCGACTCGATTTTTCCGAACAACTGGATTTCCTTTCATGAGAACGGCGACGTAGCGTTGTATCCGATGTTTGCGGAGAACCGCCGCTCGGAACGTCGTGAGGACATCCTCGATGTGCTCGAGGAACGCGGTTTCCGCATCGATAACATCATGGATTATACGGAAGCGGAAGACGATGGCTTCTTCCTTGAAGGTACCGGCAGCCTGCTGCTCGACCGCGCCAACGGAAAGGCCTATTGCGCCCTGTCACCCCGCGCCGATGAGGAACTTGTGATCGAATTCTGTGAGGATTTCGACCTGCGCCCGATTATCTTCGAAGCCTACCAAACCGTAGATGAAGAGCGCAAGCTGATTTACCATACCAATGTGATGATGTGCCTGGGCGAAGACTTCGCCGTGCTGTGTGCCGACTGCATCGACGACAAACAAGAACGCAAACAGGTGCTCGAGAGCCTGAAGGAAGATGGAAAAGACATTATCCTGATCACCGAAGACCAGGTCAACAGCTTTGCGGGCAATATGCTGGTAGTAGCCGGAATGGGAGGTAAGCGGTTCGTGGTCATGAGCGCAGCCGCCCACAAAAGCCTGACCGCTTCGCAG
This genomic interval from Flavobacterium sp. HJ-32-4 contains the following:
- the ctlX gene encoding citrulline utilization hydrolase CtlX, which codes for MKQITDTILMIRPVAFRMNEQTAVNNYYQKVLDGLSPETVNGRAQEEFDAFVAKLRSAGVNVVVVHDTKVPDTPDSIFPNNWISFHENGDVALYPMFAENRRSERREDILDVLEERGFRIDNIMDYTEAEDDGFFLEGTGSLLLDRANGKAYCALSPRADEELVIEFCEDFDLRPIIFEAYQTVDEERKLIYHTNVMMCLGEDFAVLCADCIDDKQERKQVLESLKEDGKDIILITEDQVNSFAGNMLVVAGMGGKRFVVMSAAAHKSLTASQIAQLEKHATILSSSLDTIEACGGGSARCMMAEVFLPKNG